DNA sequence from the Candidatus Eisenbacteria bacterium genome:
TGAACCGGGGAACCACGATCGACGCGCAGGCCTGGATCCTCCATACGCAGATCGCGCGGGAGATCGAGGCGGCCGTCCATCATGACGTGATCGTTTGCGACCGGTCGGTCCTCGACAACTACGCCTACCTGGTTTCCAAGTTCGGCAGGGTCTCGGTCTTCGACAGCCTGATCGCCACCTGGCTGCCGACCTACGGGCTTCTGGTGAAGGTGCCGATCGTCACGCCCCCGCGCTTCGACGGAATCCGGGACACGCAGGGCGACTACCAGCAGGAGATCGACAAGATGATCGAGGGGCTGATCAGGGATTTCCGGATCGACTGCGTGAGGCTTCCCGCCTGGTCTCGCGACTCCTGGATCGAGCAGGTGCTGGCGGCCCTGCCGCCGGCGACCGAGCAGCTCGGCCTCTTCGACGAAGGGAATCCGGCGGGCAGGCGCCCCTGACGGAACGATTCCCGTGCCGGCATTCCTCTACCTCGCGGCGGCCCTCCTCCTGAACGCGCTGGCGAATGTCCTGATCAAGTACTCGATGAGCCACGCGGTTGCGCCTCTGTTCCGGGTCCAGGGGACCTTTCTCGCGCCGATCGCCTCGTTCCTGAGCTGGTCCTACATCCTCGGGCTCGTCTGCTTCGCCTCGAACCTGATCTGCTACTCCCTCGCGCTGCGGAGCCTCAAGCTGAGCCTCGCCTATCCGCTGATGGTGAGCGTCGGCTATCTCGTCATCCTCGCGATCCAGTGGTCGCTCTTCGGTGAACGGCTGACCCTCCTGCAATACGCGGGCGTGGGCCTGATCCTGGCCGGCATCTGGTTCGTGGTGCGGTAGGGGCAGGGGACTGAGCCTGCGGCGCCGCGCGCGGGCCCTCCCGGGCGGCTACTTGTACATCCCCGCGGATGCCGTGTTGAGGACGAGGACCGAGTCGCTCGGCTTGAGGGCTCCCGCCTGGAGCAGGAGGGGTAGGGCCGCGAGCGCGGCGGCTCCCTCCGGGGCGAGGTCGATACCCTCCAAGCGGGCCGCGGCGCGGTAGGCGGGGAGCAACTCCCCCTCGGGCACGCGGATCGCTCCGCCGCCGCTCGCGCGGACGGCGGCCAGGATTTCCCGTCCCGCGAAGGGAGCGGGGATGCGCAGTCCCCAGCATCGCGTCCTGGCCTCTTGAGCGGGCGTGGCGTCATCGGCTCCCGCTTCGAAGGCGTCAACGATCGGCGAGCATCCCTCCATCTGCACCGCGAACATCCTGGGGCGCTTGGGCTCGGAGAGCCACTGGAGCTCGAGCATCTCCTCGAAGGCCTTCCAGATTCCGATCAAGCCGGTGCCGCCCCCCGTCGGATAGAGGATCGCATCCGGGGCCCTGCCCCAGAGCTGTTCGGCGATCTCATATCCCATGGTCTTCTTCCCTTCGACCCGGTACGGCTCTCGCAGAGTCGAGAGATCGAAGGCCTCCTGCCAGCTTCGGTCCGTCTCGAGATGGTCTCTCATCGCCGCGGCGGCCTCCCGGATCGACGCTCCGGCCAGGATCACCTCGGCGCCGTAGAAGCGGCAGTCTCGGACATAGGCGGGGGGCACCTCCTCGGGGAAGGCGACGAGGGCGCGCATGCCGTGCCTGGCGGCATAGACGGCAAGGGCGAGGCCCGCGTTGCCGGCCGAGGGGGCCATGACCGCCGTTGCGCCGAGCTCGGCCGCCCGCGCGATGGCCACCGCGATTCCTCGGGCCTTGAACGATCCGGTCGGGTTTCTCCCCTCGTCCTTGATCCAGAGGTTCTCGATGCGGTGCTCCCTCGCCAGGCGCGGCGCTCCGAGCATCGGCGTCATCCCCTCGCCGAGGCTCAGGCGGAGGCGGGCCGACCGCACCGGGAGCAGCTCCGCGAAGCGCCAGAGATCGGGCGCGCGGAGCGAGAACTCGAGCGGAAGTCCCCGGAGGTCGGACCTCTGCAGGTCGTAGCGGGCCAGAAGCGGCCCGCCGCACCTGGGGCAGACGCCCAGCAGGCGATCGGGGTCTTCGGTCTCGCGGCAGCGGGCGCACTCGAGGTGGGAGAGGGCTGATCCCGCGATGAACGGCTCGGGTCGCATCGGATAGATCGTAGCAGACGGGCTGGCCAGGCGCACGCCGGAGCCTGGATGGCCGGCTACTTCATCGAATGGAGTAATGTTTGTCTATGAGTTCAGAATCTGCTTGACAGAGCTGACAAAGTGGATAGAACTTCCGTTTGTGAAGCGCATGGGGTATCGAACATGAGCAGACTGGTCATCGACGCTCATCTGACCTCTCAGGCGAGGCTGGCGATCATTGCGAGCCTTGTGCCCGGGGAAGCCCTTACCTTCACCCAGCTCAAGGAGATGACGTCTCTGGCGGACGGGAACCTCCATGTCCAGGCAAGGAGGCTGGCGGATGCCGGGTACATCGAGATCGCAAAGGGGATGAGAGGGAACAGGTCCTTGACCCGCTTCAAGATAACCGAGCTTGGACTCGAGTCCCTGCGTCTCCTGGTCCGCCGGCTGCAGGCGATTCTGGCCACCGAGTCAGGCCGGATCGAACCCAGACGGAATCG
Encoded proteins:
- a CDS encoding ATP-binding protein produces the protein MVTQGPREVGEREAPPLKVAFLGSHGVGKTTLCFELAAVLKRRDFRVDMVKEVARSCPLPLNRGTTIDAQAWILHTQIAREIEAAVHHDVIVCDRSVLDNYAYLVSKFGRVSVFDSLIATWLPTYGLLVKVPIVTPPRFDGIRDTQGDYQQEIDKMIEGLIRDFRIDCVRLPAWSRDSWIEQVLAALPPATEQLGLFDEGNPAGRRP
- a CDS encoding threonine synthase: MRPEPFIAGSALSHLECARCRETEDPDRLLGVCPRCGGPLLARYDLQRSDLRGLPLEFSLRAPDLWRFAELLPVRSARLRLSLGEGMTPMLGAPRLAREHRIENLWIKDEGRNPTGSFKARGIAVAIARAAELGATAVMAPSAGNAGLALAVYAARHGMRALVAFPEEVPPAYVRDCRFYGAEVILAGASIREAAAAMRDHLETDRSWQEAFDLSTLREPYRVEGKKTMGYEIAEQLWGRAPDAILYPTGGGTGLIGIWKAFEEMLELQWLSEPKRPRMFAVQMEGCSPIVDAFEAGADDATPAQEARTRCWGLRIPAPFAGREILAAVRASGGGAIRVPEGELLPAYRAAARLEGIDLAPEGAAALAALPLLLQAGALKPSDSVLVLNTASAGMYK
- a CDS encoding transcriptional regulator, translating into MSRLVIDAHLTSQARLAIIASLVPGEALTFTQLKEMTSLADGNLHVQARRLADAGYIEIAKGMRGNRSLTRFKITELGLESLRLLVRRLQAILATESGRIEPRRNRPREDSQVWM